A region from the Lolium perenne isolate Kyuss_39 chromosome 4, Kyuss_2.0, whole genome shotgun sequence genome encodes:
- the LOC127296829 gene encoding uncharacterized protein, with product MRAAATAQIDPSPTPSPAALAKSRLKRLFERQVLRVSPAERLPSVSAGGDKDDLLEPSSVCLDGMVRSFLEDGGAVVPGERANAARCCNCFNGGDASDDDDGPAAAEASALSDAAETIKGLVHCASLRERNLLADVSTLVERHRAAGARKRDLLRLLAASLVATGHDAALCLSRWDKSSSHPAGEHAYVDVLLPAGSERGDRERVIVDVDFRSQFEVARPTKAYRAVLQRLPSVFVGREDRLRLLVAAAADSARASLKKRGLHLPPWRKPEYMRAKWLSPYEREVPPPPPPAPDAPAAACELADAGEGGGDGHTV from the exons ATGAGGGCCGCCGCGACCGCGCAGATCGATCCGTCCCCGACCCCGTCCCCCGCGGCGCTGGCCAAGTCGCGCCTCAAGCGCCTGTTCGAACGCCAGGTGCTGCGGGTCTCGCCGGCGGAGCGGCTCCCGTCCGTCTCCGCCGGCGGGGACAAGGACGACTTGCTGGAGCCCAGCTCCGTGTGCCTCGACGGCATGGTCCGCAGCTTCCTCGAGGACGGCGGCGCCGTCGTCCCCGGCGAGCGGGCCAACgccgcgcgctgctgcaactgctTCAACGGCGGCGACgcctccgacgacgacgacgggccCGCCGCCGCCGAGGCCTCCGCACTCTCCGACGCCGCCGAGACCATCAAG GGCCTGGTCCACTGCGCCAGCCTGCGCGAGCGCAACCTGCTGGCCGACGTCTCCACGCTGGTGGAACGCCACCGCGCGGCGGGGGCGCGCAAGCGGGACCTGCTCCGCCTGCTCGCGGCCTCCCTCGTCGCCACGGGCCACGACGCCGCGCTGTGCCTCTCCCGCTGGGACAAGTCCTCCTCCCACCCCGCCGGCGAGCACGCGTACGTGGACGTGCTCCTGCCCGCGGGGTCCGAGCGCGGCGACCGGGAGCGCGTGATCGTGGACGTCGACTTCCGCTCCCAGTTCGAGGTCGCGCGCCCCACCAAGGCCTACCGCGCGGTGCTGCAGCGCCTGCCGTCGGTGTTCGTCGGGCGGGAGGACCGACTGCGCCTCCTGGTGGCCGCCGCCGCGGACTCGGCACGCGCCAGCCTGAAGAAGCGCGGCCTCCACCTGCCGCCGTGGCGCAAGCCCGAGTACATGCGCGCCAAGTGGCTCTCCCCCTACGAGCGCGAGGttcccccgccgccgccccctGCTCCGGATGCCCCCGCCGCTGCCTGTGAGCTCGCCGACGCCGGCGAGGGAGGCGGAGATGGACACACTGTTTAA